The segment CTTGTTGGGTCGGTTCCGGGCAGTGATATACCCGGACTGGTGTGCAGGCATCATTAACCCTGCAAATCCACAACGTCCAGCTAGCATGCAATTGGTCCTACCAGTTTTCTTAAGTGGCCATTCAGCACAACAGCGCGAAATCTCTTAGAAAACATGGATATCTGCCTAAATTGGCCGCATACAACCATCCATTCACAAACTGGTACGACCAGTTCGGCAGGGACCGATCATGACGAATGTAGACGTACCACGACGCCAGATCAGCGACGTCGTCACGGAAAAGATCGAACGCTTGATCGTCGATGGCGTGCTCAAGGCTGGCCAGCCACTGCCCTCGGAACGGCGCCTGTGCGAGAAGCTCGGCATTTCCCGCTCAGCCCTGCGCGAGGGGCTCAAAGCGCTACGCGGACGCGGAATTATCGAAACCGCCCAAGGCCGCGATTCACGAGTGGCCAATCTCAACAGTGTCCGCGATGCCAGCCCACTGATGCTCCTGTTCGGTTCGCAACCGCGCACCCTGTTCGATTTACTGGAAGTGCGCGCCCTACTGGAAGCGGAATCAGCTCGCCTAGCAGCACTACGCGGCACTCCAGCGGAATTCGCTATGCTGACCCGACGCTATGAGGAAATGCTGGCCGCCCACGCACAGCCGGAGGGCTTCGAAGCTCAGGATCATGCGCGCCTAGACCTTGCCTTCCACCTCTCGATCTGCGAAGCCTCGCACAACCCGGTGCTGCTGCACATCCTTCAGTCGCTCACCGACCTAATGCTCAGCACGGTGTTCGCCTCGGTCAACAATCTCTACCACCGCCCACCACAGAAACGCCAGATTGATCGCCAGCACACTCGGCTCTATCACGCCATACTCGAACGGCTGCCAGAACAAGCGCAACGTGCAGCCCGCAACCATATCTACAGCATTCGCGATAACCTCAAGGAAATCGAACAAGACGAGCAACGCCTGGTGCGCATCACTATACGCTTGGAAAGCTGGTCATAGCAGGCCATTCCGCGCCAGTTAGCAGGGCTGGGGCTCGAACGTATCCCCGGCGAAATCAGCATTCTCAACCTCCCTCGCCTGCTAAAAAACACGACCTAGCTACCGGCATCCTGACAATAATCCGTGCCGAGGGCTCTCATGGTGAGAGGACCTGATCAATTGTTGCTCGGAGGAAAGTAGGTGACAGTGCTCGCACCAAATGTGCAAGCACCGGCGTATCTTCGAACTTAATGTCGGATTGGTTCCTAACACTGAAACCTGATCGAATCGCAAGCGAAACTAGAAGGTAGGTGGGGCATGGTGTATGCCTTTTCTCCCCTACTGGACCGGTGACTCGGGCAGTCTGGCTGACCAGTACTGACGGGCGCGTGACCAGCGGCGGACGGTAGAACACGTCCCAGGGAATGGCGCTGAAGCTGTTGCGACAACCTTGGGTGAAGCCATCTTCAGACTTCACGCCGCTGGTGGTCGCCTCCTCCAGCGCCTGCGGCTGCTTGCCTTACCGATATAGCTGCCGTTGCTTCGGGTGTCCGACGGAGTCGGTCTGAATTTCATCCATGCCAGCCCCGCACTCGCCCACACCAACCTGCGCGGCCCCGGTTACTACCACTGCCCCCAAGGAATCCCACCATGCTGCCTCATCCGACCCTGGACACTCGGCATACTCGCGGAGGCTCTTAGCATGAGCCGACAGTCGTCAGGTAGCGCCATTATGAAACTCAACAAGCCAGCCACCTGCGCCACGATTTATTGCGACATTGCTCCGATCGTGAACAACGCTTGGAAGATCGCAGCCATGACCGAGACGATCCTGGCATACCTTGGGCTGGTGACTGTTCTCTATTTCGATCAGTTCTAGCTGAACCTGAGATGGCTCATCGTGACGCTTTGAACTGCGCGCACTTTCGGCATGAGCGCCGACTAGGTCACGGTGGCACTGGCTTACCCGCAGCAATGGCAAGGTGAAGACACAAGTACGCTAGGGGCCTTGATCCGTGCGCGGGGGGACCCATGCGCAGGAAACCATCGGTTTGTTTGACGCTTCCTAGCGCGCTCCGATCCACGCCACGCGGGTGGATCACATCGACCTCAACCTGCAAACCCGTTTCGGCAGTGGTTACAGCGAACAGCACTCTCAAACCAGATGCTGCCCTTGCGGGTCCTCCGAGGTGATCCGAAACAGCTTGGACTCAGCAGGGAGCATTTCGAGTAAGCCCTTGGGGAGCCACAATGGATGAACAACATCTATTGGCTCGCCTGCGAACTGGCTGCTTATCAGAGTGTCATGCGGCTCGATTGTCGGTAACCGCAATGCCAATGAGATGGCGCTGGGGTGGGTCTATCTCAGGTGCTGGCTGTTGTCATGGTGACTAATAACCCAAGCCCAAAGCCAATTATCGAGGAAATTCCAGCAACGAGCGCTTGGGACATTTTAAACCTGGAACGCTGCTGCGGGGCTACTGGTCGATTTTCTGAGTTTACCGGCGGCATACGTGCCGCCGGTGTGTTGGTGCCGGGGACTACCTCAATAGCTACGGTTAATGTGTAACCAATCCTGGGTACTGTGCTGAGCGCATTTTCAGGAAGGTCAAATGCCTTCATGGCAAGGCGCATCTGCCGGATTGCCTGAACCAAGCTGTTGTCGGTGACCTCAAGCCCGAAACTGCCCCACGCCTTCTCGATGATGCTCCTTTTTTTGACCACCTCTCCATTGCCATCGAGTAGGGCCTTGAAACACCTGCCGGCCACGCTTCCAATCAAAACCTTATGGCCCGCATCACTCACGGATGTCATGTATGAGTCATTGCTGTCGAATAGAGCTTTCCCCCCGATCAAGTAGATGGTCATGCTGATACACCTCTGTCGAATTAATCGACGGCCAGACTATCAACGAGGCACAGGGGTGTACATGCAAAGGCGCCCACTTTGGGCTTGAGCCGACTTTAACGCCCCACGAAGCCATACCAGTAGGGCGCAGACAGGACAAGTCGCATCAAGCCATAGCCAGACCTCGGACAATCAAATGCAGCTGGAGCACCTTCTGCCATGCGAGAGGATGACCTTCGGCGACGCTTTACGACGGCTATACCACCTCATCACGCCGCCCTTCACTCATCCACTGCCCGGCCATTTCAACCACCTCCAGCGTAAGCCGGGTCTGGCCCCACGGCGCCATTAACCGCTGGCAAGCCCTGACCAGTTGATACTGCGCCTCCAATAGCCCTGGCTGACCTGCAAAAAGCGCTTAGCCACCTATCTTTCCACAACCCCAAACAGCGGCTACAGTACGTCGCATTGAATTTCTTCGATCCGCGAGGCCAGTTGGGCCAGGTAAACCCCAGTGTGCAGGGCCCGAAACTGTTTGTTCAGCAATTCCGCTCCGACCAGCAGCAACACTATACCGCCGCAATCGTCGCCGCAATGCCTCGGGAGAGGTTGGCTGAGGTCTTTCGACGGCGAGGGGACGAGACCGGCACCGAGGGTCGAAAAAGGTCAACAAAGCCCCGTGGAACTATCGGACCTGTCATTGGCGATGCGACGGCCCGATCGGTCCTGATTGTCCACCAGATAAGGCGAGTCCGCGAGAACGAAATCCACGGCCAGATCAGGCGCTGGCCGGTGCAAACTCCATTGTCGTTTAAGCCACGAGGGGCGATTAGGGGCACTTGTCCGCCACTACGATCGACAGGCGGCCTTTTTGCGAGAACGGCTTGCGGCGTACTGGTGGGCTGGCTGCCGCAGCCGTCGTCCTAAACTCGTTCTGGCTGTTCTGCCCGGGCACTTTCTTTGGTAGTGCCTATGCGGCGGTCGTATTGTCTTTCCGCTTCGCGGCTGCTGACGGTGTCTCGCCCGCAAAGCGTGCACTCGCGCTTTCCTTCATAATGAGGGCAGCGTGCTCACTGGCGTGGTCGGCCCGCAGTTGGTCACGCACACGATGTACCTTTGGCCCACTCATATGTTTGCGGCAACCTTCCTTACGCAGGCTGCCGTTGCCGCACTCTCGGCGTTAGTGCTGCTGGATGTGTGCCTACCCACCCCCAGCGCCACACAAGTTGCGCGCGGACGCCACCCCCCTGGCGCAGATCATTCGACAATCGCGATTCATCACTGCGGTCGTGTGCGGCGCGGCCTCCTACATGCCAATGAACTTTCTCATGACGGCCGCCCCGCACGCCATACATCTTTGCGGTCACTCGCAGCAAAGTTGCCAATTTTGGCCTGGCTTTTTTCACAGGGCGGCTTATCACGTGTTTTGGCGCGGGGCTTATCGTGGCCGCCGGCCTGGCGCTGACTGGCCTGTCAGCGACAATCAGACTTACCGGCTTTGATGTTGCCCATTTCTGGTTGACCTTGACCCTACTTGGCGTAGGATGGAACTTCAGCTTTGTCGGCGCATCGACGCTGGTACTGCAATGCCATCGGCCTGAAGAGAAAAACAAGGTGCAACCCCTCAATGACGTCATCATCTTTGGAACCATGGCTGCTGGCTCTTTCGCTTCGGGAGGCCTTCTAGCCGCCTATGATTGGGCAACTGTGCTGTGGGTTTCGTTAATTCCCTTGGTAATTACCGTGTGTATGCTTGAGAGCGGAAAATTTCAGGCCGAACCACCGACGTAAGATCGTGCCTGGGTTGCGGGCAGATCCATATAAGGTTGCTCAGACCTTGAGGACAATGTCGGGGAACATTATACTACCGCAATCTAGCTTACCGCTCGCGCAACGCGCCACTGAATATAATCTGTTATTCCCAATAAGGATCAGGCAAAAAATGTTTTCTCTTGGTATCAAAATCTTGCCAATATGGATGGCTATTTCGATGTTAGGGCTTTCCGGATGCGCACCAACAAAAATAGCAATTCCGGACGATTATCCTCAGCTAAAAGCGAGCGCTGACGAACGCGATACTTTGATATACGTAAAGGAAAACGCCAACCTTGGAAACTATAATAAATTCTACGTGGCGCCTATCGTTATCGAATCTGATGGAGTTGGCAGTTCAAATTCTATAACGAAAGAAGAAGCGATCGAGATCGCTCATTATGCAGAGAACAGACTTCAACTCAGTCTTGGCGAGAAGTTGACGCTTGCCCCCCGCCCGGCTCCAGGCGTGCTGAGTATACATTTTCGAATAATCGCCCTTACGCCAACGAGCAAAGCACAGATTGTAATGATGGTCCCGCCGTTTGCGCTAGTTAATTTATTAAGCTCCAAAGGGCTGTTTCTCGGATCAATTACGTTGGCGGGGGAGGTTTTTGAGGGCATGGCTTTAGAGCCAAGCGTGGCATTCGTTGGAACACGTAGCCGGCCTGGGGCAGATGCAACCGTCGCCTTTTCTCGCTTGGCAGTCGCAGAAAAGATTATTGACCAAGCCGCTGTGCGTTTAGCGGTAGATTTGGAAAAAGCCCGCTCCCGCCGACAATAAGCAATGATCGTGTCCCAGACTGAATGGAACCCCCTGATAGCCACTTACTTGAAGGCTTCGAATCCATAGTTCAAGGCTCGCAATCAGTGGCGGGTCGTCAACAGTGGTTAAGCCGATGCCGGTTTTGCATAGAGCCCGGCCATGCTGGTCCCTCAGATCGTCAGGAAGCTCAGCCCCCCCCGAAATACACAAAATCATTGCTGATAGAACCTTGCTCACACTCGTATCCCGGGCTACATGCTCAGGATTGAGCGAACCATCGGGACGAGAGCGAAAGGAGTCGCGCTACTGCCATACTGCGCTTTGCGCAGGCCGAAAGTAGATGCTGTCTCCACAGTTTTGCTTACGGCTGTCTTCTCCCCGAAAAATTGCCCTGTACGTTCACTGATACGTCTAACTTCACGCTCCAGCCAAAACCGGGCGTCCTTCAAAGCTGCGGACTCGTAATTAGCCAACCGTTCAGCCATCGCTTGCTCATGACGAATCTCATCACATAGCCCCTCAAGTGCCAGTTTTTCCAGCGAAAAGCCAGCAAAAACGAAGCCACCGTCGGTGCAATTAATGTGGACATGGCCAATAACATGAAAATTGAGCTCATCAGCAACACAAATATTTTGGCATATATAGACGGAGGTCTAGTGCCATAGAAAAAAAGAAGCATCCATTGGCGACAAGAAAAAGCAGAGAAAGCCCCAAACACCAATTGGCGATTACTTGCGCCTTTTTTTCCAAACCTGTACGCCGCACTTTTCGTGGTTCACAGCGGCTTAGCTCTTTCAGTACCTGGATCGTTCGATCGATTAAAGGTGACATTCGCGCTCCATGATTACTTAATTGACGATTCTTAAAAATCTAAACAAGCGTTCTTTTCCATTGCAAACAACTCCTGCTTTAATAGCCTGTAGAGGGCCGCGCACAAGCTTCCACTTGCGGCACCAAGCGGATATCCACCCGGCGGTTGGCCGCTCTCCCGGACGCGGTATCATTGCTGGTAATCGGTTGACTGCCTGCCGCCCCCTGGACAGCAAAACAGTTGTCGGGGATGTCGCCCATACGTTGCATCCAGTCGCGTACTGCCAAGGCGTGAGCGTATGAGATTTGAAGGTTCTGCTCCGCGTTACCCGTGGTGTCGGTGTGCCCGACGATCTCAATCAACCAGCCGGATTGAGCCTGTATGCTGGCCAAGGCATTGATCAGCACCTTGGTCGAGCCTGCCTTGAGTTCGGTGCTGCCGGCATCGAACAGCGACAAGCTGTCCAACTGCACCGGTTCGGCCCCGGCCGGGTGCTGTTGTGAAGCGATAAACCAGCCAAAACCGCACGCCAGGGCGACGGCGACGAAAAACGCAAATAGCCACAAAGCAAAGGAGCGCTTATGGGATTTCGAGGCAGCAGGTGGTACCTCAGGCATCGGGTGGGCGGGCAAGATGACCACTGGCATCACAAAAGCCGGCTCCGGGACTCTGGTTGATATCGGCAACCTTTCACCCGAAGCGCCGTTACGCTCTAGACGGTGTATCAACCCACCGACCTGATGACACAACGCCTGCAACGTGACCAGAGGCACCTGTCCCTGGCGCGCCAGTTGCATGGACAGTCGCTCTAACTCACTGTCCAGACGCACCAGCGCGGGTAACGTCCAGGCAGTGATCTCCAGACTCCGTAGCAATGGCTGCAACTGAGCGAACAACCAGGCCAGGATATCCAGGCGCACGGTGGTCATGGGCGACCACACGCTGGACCACTCGCTGCACAGCGCCTCGATCAGTGTCACCCCTTGCGCCATGCCCTCCAGCCCGTGGCGTTGGCTGCGGGCCAGGGCAAAAGAGGCGGCGGTTTGCAACTCTGCGCCGTTGTTGTGAAACAACGTCAGGCACAACTGCTAGACCTTCGCCCAGTCGACGTCCGGGCACGCAGGATGGCTCAGTTTGGCCAACTCATCACGCAACGCTGTAAATTCGCCGAAGCCACGCGGGTCACCGCCGACCCGGATACGCATTTCAAATAACGCCGTCATCCAGCTTCCCTTCTGTTATAGGTTTACGGCTTTGACAGGTAGTTCTGCCGCTTCAAGTGACGCACCAACACTTTCCCCTCAGGCGCCAGGGTCGTGCCGAAGGTCACCCGCTCGCCCCCTTTCAGTTGCGCGTCCAGAACGTACTCCAGATGGCCAGGTTGGGTCTGTGGCAGCAGTTCGATGTTCACCGCCGCCAGTCGCGGTTCGTACTT is part of the Pseudomonas frederiksbergensis genome and harbors:
- the glcC gene encoding transcriptional regulator GlcC, with product MTNVDVPRRQISDVVTEKIERLIVDGVLKAGQPLPSERRLCEKLGISRSALREGLKALRGRGIIETAQGRDSRVANLNSVRDASPLMLLFGSQPRTLFDLLEVRALLEAESARLAALRGTPAEFAMLTRRYEEMLAAHAQPEGFEAQDHARLDLAFHLSICEASHNPVLLHILQSLTDLMLSTVFASVNNLYHRPPQKRQIDRQHTRLYHAILERLPEQAQRAARNHIYSIRDNLKEIEQDEQRLVRITIRLESWS
- a CDS encoding OmpA family protein; translation: MFHNNGAELQTAASFALARSQRHGLEGMAQGVTLIEALCSEWSSVWSPMTTVRLDILAWLFAQLQPLLRSLEITAWTLPALVRLDSELERLSMQLARQGQVPLVTLQALCHQVGGLIHRLERNGASGERLPISTRVPEPAFVMPVVILPAHPMPEVPPAASKSHKRSFALWLFAFFVAVALACGFGWFIASQQHPAGAEPVQLDSLSLFDAGSTELKAGSTKVLINALASIQAQSGWLIEIVGHTDTTGNAEQNLQISYAHALAVRDWMQRMGDIPDNCFAVQGAAGSQPITSNDTASGRAANRRVDIRLVPQVEACARPSTGY
- a CDS encoding DUF3313 family protein — encoded protein: MFSLGIKILPIWMAISMLGLSGCAPTKIAIPDDYPQLKASADERDTLIYVKENANLGNYNKFYVAPIVIESDGVGSSNSITKEEAIEIAHYAENRLQLSLGEKLTLAPRPAPGVLSIHFRIIALTPTSKAQIVMMVPPFALVNLLSSKGLFLGSITLAGEVFEGMALEPSVAFVGTRSRPGADATVAFSRLAVAEKIIDQAAVRLAVDLEKARSRRQ
- a CDS encoding winged helix-turn-helix domain-containing protein is translated as MTIYLIGGKALFDSNDSYMTSVSDAGHKVLIGSVAGRCFKALLDGNGEVVKKRSIIEKAWGSFGLEVTDNSLVQAIRQMRLAMKAFDLPENALSTVPRIGYTLTVAIEVVPGTNTPAARMPPVNSENRPVAPQQRSRFKMSQALVAGISSIIGFGLGLLVTMTTAST